In Lodderomyces elongisporus chromosome 1, complete sequence, the DNA window GCGTTTGGATAGCGAATCTTGTATTTGCAAATCATCCACTTCGTCTCGTTGCTGATTAATCATTTCAAGGATAGAATTTATCTTGTCGTCAGTAGCTTGTGATTCTTTCGTCATATCaacaatttgtttcttcaacaTATCGATAAACCCAATCAACTGCACCCTTTCATCATTAATCGATTTGTTTTCAAGAATCTCATCTCTCCCAAGCGCCTCAGCGGAATTGGTTAAGCCTTCTTCCTTCACGGCATGATTCAACCTTAGTCCAAATTGATACCCGCTTATTTCGTCATAATTGAGCCTTTGGACACCTTGATTGTATTCCAAAAGCACGGTTTCAAAGTCCTGTACATTGGTTTCCAATTCAAAGATTCGGTTAGCCAATTGGTCCTTCAATTCTTCTCCCTTCAAGTGAGCTGCCTCTACAGCTTTTGTATAAGAGTCTCGCTCGATATGTAGTCGATCAATTTGGTCAATATGAAGCCCTCGTTGCTGAAGCTCGATAttcaaatctttttttgccttgtCTAGTTGTTTGAGCCTCTCAGTCATCAGGTGGATTTCATTTGATGCCATCTCAATTTTAGTTTTCCAATCGGGAATCATTTTCTTGACTTGAACAATATAttcctttaatttttcgTGGTCATCCTCTAGCGCGGCTGTTTTCCTATCGGCATCGTTCTTGAGTTTCAACTCCACCAACTTTTGATCTGCAGTTTCTTGCAATGCTCGAATCCTCTCTTCTCCACTATTGAGCAATTTATCACAGTTTTCAATCTCAAGATTAAATCCACGTTCTAAATCTTCATATTGTTCATCATAGTTTTCATCTTCGGTGAAATATTTTTCATAACATTCATATGAGTACTGAAGAAAGATTTTGTCAAACTCATCGGTTGGATCATAATCATCAATGGTACAGGAGTTGAGTTCACTAACTTCGACTAGCCAGTCTAATATGCCCAAGAAAGTGGGCCAATTGTGGCCTCCTACAGCACCAATCTGAGTCTTTGTTATATTGCCCAAATAGGGGTAATCCAACGCTCTCAAGGTAAGAAAAATCTCTTGTTCGGGAGTCTTTTCAAATCTAAACGAAGAGTCTATTGTGAAACATATGAATTTAAAGATCTCATTGAAATTGCTTTGTGTAGGaaatttcaacaagtttTCACTAAATGTCATCCGTGACTTCCTTTCAAAATCGTGACTCACAAgaaagttgttgatgtgCCTTTGCATTTGTTCTTGAAAACCTCTATCCCTCAACGGTCTCGGATCAAGTATGTGAGGTGCAGCTATTCGTGAAGATATTTGTTGCAGCAGTAGTGGTATTGGTATTTGCAGCAGTTGCTGCTGGGATGACAGTGGAGTTGTCTGAGATGCAAACATATTCCGACTTGATGACTGTGCCTGCAGTTGCTGCATTTGTGAATTTAGAATGGCTTGTTGTTGGGATGGTGGTTGTTGTAGCCCAAAGCTTTGACGTTTTCTATTCGTTGACGCAGATGCAGAAAGAAGTGTTGACCTTCGTTTAGCACGGTTTTGGGGTGTATTCATTTCATTGATAAATGATGAGGTGGGATTGGTTTGGTATGTATTTCTGCTGATGGATTGACTGTAGAACTGATTATTGCCGTTGCTGTTAGTGTTAGTGttattgctattgctattgctgttcAAATGGCTTTGTTCTGTCGATTGGATGGTTGATGTTCGTGAAGCTAAACTCTGGGGTATCCGTGATCCACCTGGTTGTTGACTTCGTAGTGCTAATGATGGGTTGTAAGACACGGCGGAAGAGTAATtcatctttgttttcttttttttgtttttttttttattcaaaaatGTAGCTTCATGTAGTGTAATATGTGCTAATCCTTACTGGCATACAAACTGTATGAATCTTGTTGTAGATCCAATCGAGGTTTATGTGGATAAGCAATAGATCTGGACCCTTCTTCTtgtattattgttattgttattgctattgttgttgttttttgctACTGCCAGttcttttctgttcttcttctgcctcttcttcttgtgaCTTTTCTTGCCCGTTCTTTTCACACTTTTAGATGTTGTTTCCGTGTTTTTCCCAAGGGCCTAACACAGTGTAAGTGTTTATTCCTTATACAATCCTTAAACCTTGTTTGTGGTAATAATCAAAGGGCCTCGTAAATAGTTGATATGATATATGCCCGCAATTGATTCTATGCTACCGATGTTGTTTACAAAAGTTGATTTATGTGTAAAGTCGTGGTTTTATTTCGTGtctgtctctttttttttttgtattttttttttccttctttttgtttgtcttcgtatctttcttttcctctctttctctctctctttcttttattgtCGCTTGTCTTGAatactctctctctctctcaaaTTCTgtctttgatttgttttgattttgtttacTTTTGGGTGGTAGCGCTTACcactttttcgttttctattttattttttatttttttactctcGTTGTATTCTCAAATTGCTTCACTTGTGCTTCCATCAACTTTTTACCTCCAAGTTTACCCTATCCTTATTGTAAAGAAGTTTATATGAATCATCCACGTTAGttttttggtaaaaaaaaacaactttCTACGTCTTTTAACCCAAGTTCCTTACCTCATCACATGTATGATTGGGGGTGGGGAAGTAGGGGGATAGAGGAGTTAGTTGCAGTAACAGTGacagtagcagcagcagagactcaaaagaaaaagggagGAAATTGGGAAAAGGATGCGTTTAAAGTGTTGTTATTGCCATCACCCACAGGTTGAATAAACTACATAGCTGaattactttttctttttttttttgacatcTAGAGAAGGAGAATAGGTTTCAATGCTAAAGTATACAGCTCattcttttgtatttataAACTTCCTCACTGTACTTAAAAAGAACAAGCTTTTGCTATCTAATTACATCGTCGTAATGATCCTGtgctgttgttattttttttatttgtttcgttgtttgtttgttaatTCTTTGCTCTTTCTATCCAAGATTATTTTGATTATTGAAGGTCTTCCAAAAAGGTGTTGTAGTAAGTCCCTCTTGAATGTTTTTACAATATGAGTTAAGGGTGCTCTCTCTCTAAAACAAATTACAATAACAATGTCGTGGTGTCAAGtatttggttgcaaaaccctgtaaaaaaaaataagttagaaataaaaataaaatatctCATAGAAAGGAAAACGTACAAAACTTTTAGAcatagaaagaaagaacgaaagaaacaaacaaacaaacaaattattAATGTACATTTCATATACAAtaccaatttttttggttgtaaAAAGGTACAGTTGATGCTATTGGTTTCACTTTTCactattgtttcttttacaAAGTTGTAAAGATTTGAAGCAATTGATCACGTTGAAGGGTGTTGACTAGAGAACAACATTATGCCGCTGTGTGAAGAAAccgaaaaaaacaaacaaacaaagactATAACAAAATAAGAATCAGAATacaaacaataaagaaGCAGATTGCAGAACTTTAGTTAGTTTCAACAGAAGGAGTTTAGAAggaaaaagcaaaggaaaagaggtCAATGAGAACATCAACAAGTGAATAGTTGCCATCTTTCTCATCTCTGAATACTAAATTTAATATTCCAGTTTCCACCCTAGCACATTGGTCGGGatagtcaaaaaaaaaaggaaagatcTGTTGAAACTTCTTCATAATGTACTGCAAATATAAAAGGtcatgttttttttcttattttcttttgggaAGTAATTGTTaactgttattgttgtctctcttttgttttttggcTGGTGCGTGATAGTTTATAATTTGCACAGtctgtatttttttttgtgcttCCTTTGTTGCTCAAAGAGataaaagataaaataGTATAGAGGAATCCCGGGTACACCGTAGTACAATGTGAGTAATCCGCGGGGCAAGGGAATGCGAGGCAGTATAGaggtgggggggggggggaacaaaaaaacaaaaacaaaaacaaaaacatttattgCAAATAGTTTCCACCAGCCCATGTTCTATAACATTATTTCAGAACTTTATTACGATCCTCATGTTGAAGCTGTCTCTGTTTACAATCATGCTCACAAGGTGTATTTCACAATTAGAATAAGTGATAATAATCATTTTTTGAGATAAGGGGAAACAAGTTATGTGGGCAGCACAGGATTCGCACTCCTTTTGtatgtatttatatgtttatatattttagtAGCATAAcgtgtatgtatgtatgtatatttatatatgtttaCATTCACTATACAtaatgtttcttttttttctctcttcttttcgttctctgttgttgttgttgttgttgtatgtTTTTGCGCATTTTGTGAGATTAAGAGTATGcgagcttttttttttttggtttctgcTATTGTTGTGCTTGACGTTCTAAAATAGGTTGACAAAAACAGTTGAGACTAAAACCCAGCCCAACTCAAAAGCAACACTAAGGTAAAATTCTCAAACAACTCAATACACGCTTCAAACAACTCAATACACGCTTCAAACAACTCAATACACGCTTCAAACAGGTTGAAAACAAGTTAAAAACTAGTTAAAAAACTAGTCTACTCTCTGCCCACCATAATATAGGTATACAAGTTGCAATAAGTCCAACACCAGTTTTAGCTTAGTTTGTCACCTTGATCAAACccctttaattttctttcttttttgtcctCAATACTATTTCTACAACATAGGACAACATTTACAAAGAAGTCACATTATATGATACAACAATGAGCAAACCATCAACACCAGTCACCTCTCCCAAATTGCAACAAACATCCACCACGGGAGCAAACGATGCTGCCACTTCCACAGTTTCTTCCTCGGTTTCATCCACGGTTCTACCGTCCATAATTTCAACAGTTGCCAACTCTGACAACAAAGATGACAACAAAGATGACAACGGCAGTGGCAATGGAAAAAGCAGTACCCAACCTACAAGCGAAAGTAGCAACAATAATGGCCATAAtttcagcaacaccactaGCTCACGACCTGCAAGTTATTCACATGTCCAATTAGATAAGCCGATTTTGAATCCACCAGCAACCCCTTCACCACCAAACCGAAAACGAGTATCTGCAACATTTGTTAAAACTCCCGAACAACAATCAAAAGAATCTAGCGGACTTAAAAGAAACTCTGTGCAACTCCCGTTTACCCCGTCATATAAACGAACTAGTACCGGTGGCTTCCGATCTCCAGATGGGAAATTATCATACCACAATGTCAATTCTCCTTACAGTGCAGCCCACCTATTGAAAACTCCACGCCATTCCCTAATTGATGACGACTCGcttgataatgataatgaccacgacaatgacaatgatAACAATGATGAGGAAAATGGAAGgaagttgaagatgatAAAGACTCCACAGTATTTGAACACAGCCAAGCGCTTGTTTCAAAATGACGACTCTTTAGCAGCATCCCAattgcaactgcaactgcaactgcaacttcAGCAGCAAGCGACATACTCAGCATCTAGTCCTCCACGAGATAACAATTTTCTGGAGATTAGCTcacaattgaaaaacaaattgtcTTCGGCATTTGggaaattacaaaaagaCGAAGCGCTGCTGCACCCGCTGCCGCACAAAATTACATTTACTGAATTATCTTTTGATTCACAAACTTCTCCAACTAAAAAGTATAATCCTGAGACTAAAATGAAGCTCGAGAGTACTTGGGTTCCAACAAAAACACTCAACAGAGCCAATTTGAATTTACAAACTCTACAACTGTCCCCATTTCCAAATCAACCATTGTCATCAACCACATCAACCACAtcaccagcaccaacaaGTGCTTCTACTTTAGGAGTCTCGCCCAGGAAAGAACACTTTGGATTTAGGTCAAACACCACTTCGCCATTGAAAAACTCGCCAGTGCTAAAGCAGTCGGCAAATTTAGCTTCCATCTCTAGATTAAATGATATGCCTTCGCCGGATGAAGAATCTAACGCACAAGCAGCATTACTCGCCGCTTTATCACGACTGAAACGCAAGTCATTCTCGTCGAACCCAGAGGAAACTCGAAATAATAATGGTTATGCTAGTAGTGgtaatcatcaacaacagcgTGATCATCCACATCATAATCCACAATATAATGCACATCATCGCCAGAGCCACGACCACAGTAGGAACCATAGTCTTGGAGGTAATAACCCGCCTCTACAAACTACTAATGCACCACCATTAAATATAAACACTGATATTAAGTTACCTCCAATAAGACCTAGATCGTCATTTGACGATAAGAACAACGAGAAAGATGCTGTATATTCATTAATGGCCCTAGCTTCGCCTCAAGCAGTAGGGTCAAGGCGAGGAGTGGTTTTCAATGACGAAACAGACGATGATGAAGGCAATGTTTCTGATGAAACAGTTGATGAAGATTAGatgagaaataaaattcaaACGGCTAAATGGAGAAAGAGTTTTTTTGATGCCAAATGCTCGAGGCTTGATGCTCGAGGCTAGATGCTCGAGGCTTGGTGCTCGAGGCTTGGTGCTCGAGGCTTGGTGCTCGAGGCTTGATGCTAAAGagattttcattttttgttttcattttttttttttaagtaGGAAAACCATATTTCACCAAGGACagttgttttttgtataaTATCTTTAGCCAGTATATACTTTTCGAAATACGCACTCGAAACAATCTAGGAACAATCCAGTAACAAATTTATTAAGCATGATTACGTATTGTCAAATAATTAATATGTCAAACAAATCCACCTCAGACTAGATgaaaacagaacaaaaacacgaatttttttgattcgGCAGGGGCGTCTACCCCTTATTCGGCAGCTCTTTACTTTCAGCAACGTACTCTCCTTTCAACCCCCCCTTTTTTACTTCACCCACTTTACTTCCGCTTAACCACCCTCCCTCACCCTACCCATTTTATACCCCGGTTTTCATGCGCTaagtttcctttttcctttccccaccattcttttttttttcttttttaattactCCTCCCCCAACCTTTCCCTTGCAATGTTTATTCCCCTCTGTTCATATGTAAAGGTTAGTACTATATTAACGAGCATTAACATATTTCCACCCTTACAACCTTCCAGCTCCCGCTCTATCAATTTCACTtaattaaatttttatcAAATGTGACTGAATGAGACAATTATCAAATTGGCAATTTCAATTGCcatcttttcaaaactttaGCCATATCACCAATGCTGACAACTTCTACCCACAAACAACTCCACCATTGTTTTACAACTACAAGGATGATATTCCGATGCAAATAGTTTTGGATAAATGGTACGATTCCGACCCACATTGTAACGGAGGACATCAAATACACCTGGATTTATTATATAATAAATTAATTGTTGATCCCTTTTCAAACGATTTTGCAGAAGGAATGCAATGGATTGGTAAAGTGCAGTGGGTATACCGATGTCGATTTAATATATCAGATATCAGCACAATTGGATCCGCAATGGGTACTACTGTTGGTTCCACAATGactgcaacaacacaaattcaaaattctTTAGGTActgttgatgatgacaCTTTCACACAGAATGCAACCTTGATTTTTGAAGGGTTGGACACAATAGCACATGTGACCCTTAACAATGAATCCATTCTTGATTCTCACAATGCATTTCACAATCACATTGTTCCCGTCAACCTACTGCAAGCAAATGAATTGATTATTCATTTCGAAAGTAGTTGGAGTTATGGaaaggaaatggaaaatagACATGGTAAAATCCCAGAGGATCATTGTTGGAACGGGGATTGTAGTCGATTGTATGTGAGAAAACCGCAATACCAGTATGGTTGGGATTGGGGACCAAAATTATTAACGTGCGGGCCATGGAAACCAGTGAAGTTGGTTGTAGAAGAATATCTTATTGAAAATAGTATTGAAGATCTTATTCCAGCCTTTATTGAagatttttttgtaaactACGAGTTGATTGACAATGATGCTAAAGTTTGGTTCCTTTTGAGATGGTTACAACCTACAAAGAGGAAAgtgacaacaacaaacattGCAGCAAAAATAATAGTGAAATTAGAGCATGATGTGGTTCTAAATAAAGTCTTGTCAATTGAAGAATTTGACAATACTTTTGGTTCCAACAAAgcaaatagaaataaatcTGCAACAGTATTTACGTTACAAAATGTAAAGTTGTGGTATCCTTATAAATTGGGGAAACCTACATTATACACTATTCAACTATATTTCAATGACAAGTTGGTGTCAACGCAACAAGTTGGATTTCGAAAAGTAGAATTGATTCAAAAGCCAGACACGTATGGTGAatcattttatttcaaaattaaTAATATTCCGGTACAAATGCTTGGTTCGAATTGGATACCCCCTCACTACTTTCATAACAAGGTCAACTTAACTACATATGAAAATTTACTCGAGTTGGTTGTAAAGTCGAATCAAAACATGATTAGGGTATGGGGAGGTGGCCAATATGAAAACAACGAGTTTTATGCAAAGTGTGATGAGATGGGTATAATGGTGTGGCAGGATTTCATGTTTGCTTGTGGTGTTTATCCTAATAATCCGTTCTTTCTTGAACTGGTGCAGAAGGAAGTTGAAGACCAATTGATTAAATTGCATCATTTTGCAAGTATAGTTATCTTTGCTGGAAACAATGAAGATTACCAAATTGCAGATGCGTTACAGCTAGATATCCATAATTCAACTCAATTTCCTGCCGGAGTGATTTATGAAACATTGATTCCAGATTTGGTGAAAGAGTTCTGCAACCAAGTTGTATATAGGTTTGGGTCACCTTACTCAGACACAAATCACAGTTCATATGATTTATCTATTGGTGATTCCCACCAATGGGAAGTGTGGCACGGTTCCCGCAAGCCTTATCAAAATTGGCCGGAATTGGCTGCAAGGTTTATCAGTGAATTTGGAATGTTGGCATTTCCCTCGGAAGGTTTATTAGCaaaatatatatctttTAAAGAGCTCTATTTGAATCTGACTATATTGCAGTATCACAATAAAGCAATGAATGGTGCAGTTAATTTAGAGCATTACGTGTTGTCAAATTTTGATAAACCTACTGATTTGAAGTTATCAAAATGGATTTATTTAACGCAATTGGTGCAAATGGAAGCCACAAGTCAAGCTTTCCGATATTGGAGACGCAAATGGCAAGATTATGAAGTTGGTGGGGTTTTGGTTTGGCAATTAAATGACTGTTGGCCAGCTATATCGTGGTCAATTATTGATTTTCTAGGAGTGCCGAAATTGAGTTACTATGGTCTTAAAAGAGAACTAGCCGATTCCGCAATTTCTGCATATCGACATCAAAGCAACTCCAAGACAATTTCGAAAGAGGCCCAAAGTGAAGAGAAACGCCAAattgttttaaaaaataataaagcaTTTTACAAAGTAGAAACAACTTTATTGGATGTGTGGGCTTTTGTTTGTGATGACTCAGATTTAACATTGGAAATCCAAGCTTTTGATGCAAATAGTGGTGATCATGTCTTGACATATAGGAAATCCAACTTAAGCTTGGTTCCCCATTCGGTTAATGAGCTTTTGGTGGATCAACGTTTTGATTGGTTGGGAAAAGATAATAAGATACTTTGTTTACGATTAATTGATAATCATGGCGAGGTAATTGCTAGGTCAAGCGATTGGCCACAACCTCTCAAACTATTAAAATTTACTAAACTTGGCAAAGGTTTAGAGATTTCTATTCTTGAAGTGAGCCAAGATGAGGGATCAAGGAATGGTGAAAATTGTCAGGTTGATATACAGTTGACGACAAATAAACCAGTTAAAGGTTTAGAACTATATATCGAAGGACACAATCAGTGCATATGCGATGAAAATGGAATTGATTTGTTTCCCAATGACCCTCAAATTGTTAGTATCAATGGTCTTTGTGAAGAAGATGTACATAAAGTGAAATACAGACACTTGGGTGACTTGTAATACacacagaagaagaagaagaagaagaagaagaagaagaagaagaagtagaagtaaaagttttttgttattgcttGTTATAAAATGTTTTTTCATactgcttttttttttcaaataacaGTAAGAGTTTGTGAGGGCAAGATCTACAATATATGAATGTAAATTGGACACAGACTAGAAACCACAAATAAAGGCTTAGTAATAACAGTACTGAGGATGATAAAGGGTGCAAAACTGATTGgattctgttgttgttatctctctatttgcttttccctttttgtttcttgtatatttttaaaaatataaGCCAATGATGAAATTGATAACTTTGATTATCCCATATGTAGGTCATCGATATATTggatctttttttttgtgacTAAGCTTGAAGGAGTGGTATCATGTGACATTATGTAAAGCTGTGAAAatatttaatttcttttttttttcctttttttttttgggttcTTGCGGAagttttttccaaatccaTCTTCTTATCTCGTTTGGGAATTAGTAATCCATTTACTAAGTAAAAAATCTACGGGCAGTGTAcaattatatatacaaatatatatatatatagacaATTACTTTCACCATCTATTTTGATACATATTTTTCAACTACTGATTCAGCCGTAAAAGTTTTTCATAAGCCAGTTGAGAATCTTTCtgtttgattttatttcaCACCCCTTCCCCAACAAAAGCATATAGCAATATATACTATCAAGGAGAACACGTCATTGCCTTGAGTAACATagattttatttattcacaACATTGCTATTCAAAGTGATCATCACTaaaaccaccaccaccaccaccaccacaacaacaacaacaaaaacaaaaacaaaaacaataatagtaaCAACGACGATGACGCTGCGAATCTTATTACTTCTTCACCCAACAGTGGTGTCTGACCAGAATCTTGTCGAGTCTGTCAAGTCCAAGATCTCGGCTGAGCATCCAAATCACTCTTTGGATCAACAAATCATCAATAGAATTACACAGGGAGATGTGGTTTTGTCCAATAATACATACGACGAAATTCACTATATCAATCCTAACGACTCCCAGTATTTAGAAATGCCAATCCTGTTGATCAAGTTATTAAATGACTTGTTGACACACGATGGAGTGCTAAGAGGAGACTTGCCAAAGGATCAAAATTTGGATGCGTTGATGCAaggttttgttgttggtgatgatggATCCTGGATCAAGCCCAAACCTGTTGAGACTGtactgttgttgaagaaaaagaaggagagtAACATTActagcaacagcaacaacaatgacaGTAGTCCTCGAGAGGTTGGTGTCAACAACACTGGGAATTACACCCATGCAGCAATGAGTACTTTAGcaagcaagaaaaagattccGATGTTTAAGAAACTTCTGGATCGTTCTAATGAGGTCAAGGGTAATTTAGCTAGTGGTACTGTAAAGAGTCCATCGCCTGGATTGACGGATACGTCTGCGCAAAACACTGACGAGGAGAATGAGAATGGAAATAGCATGAAGAGGAAGCTTGTGGAGACCAAGCTCACTTATTTTAGTGATTCTGACTCGGATAATAATGAAGGAAGAGATttggatgatgatgatgatgatggacAAGAAGACAATGACATTTATATTAATGAGAATGATTTGATTTCTGAGTTGAAATCGGATAATTTGATTATACCCAAGAAGTGTGAGTTGCCCAATGGGAAAAGGCGCAGAAAGGCATGTAAGGACTGTACGTGTGGGTTGAAGGAGATTGAGGAGGCGGAGCTTTCGCAGCAGTCGGATAAGCAGAGTATGCTTTTGGCTAAATTGGCGCAGCTGGCTAGTGCTGAAGCAGCCAAAATCGAGGAGAGGTTGGCGAAGAAGCAGGGTGATGTTGTCAAGTTTAAAGAAGAGGAGTTGAATGAGATTGATTTTACGGTGAAGGGAAAGACTGGGGGCTGTGGTTCGTGTTCGTTGGGTGATGCGTTTAGATGTGATGGGTGTCCATATTTGGGATTGCCACCTTTCAAGCCGGGCGAGGCTATCACCCTCGATGGGATCGATGAGGATATTTAAAAAGTTGaacaaggaaaaaaacaaaagcaaaagaatcaaaaatttcaatagcaatgggaaaagagaaaaaaagggtaaaGAGTTGGTAATGTTTTAAATAGATTAAGTTTGTGAATGTGATGTTATTTATCTGAACAGTTTGTCAAGGTTTTGGATGTGAAGGAGtgctgtttttttttagcaaAGAGGTATACTGCtatatttctttctgttcTTCACTAATATTGCAATAGtatctttgcacttttaCTCTTTcacttgttttttgtttctacaATTAGTCTTGAATAAATTCAAAAGATTGCatcttttgtttaaaaGTAGTTGAACCTATTTAGTTTGTATTCAAACAAGTGTTGGTTTTAAAACTGGACACTAAATATGTGACATTGAATTTTAGACACTAAAGATAAGACATTGAAAATGTGACATTAAATAGGTGACATTAAAAAATGTGTCACTGAATATTTGACACTGAAAGTGAGACATTAGAGATTAGACATTGTAGATATGACACTAATAATTACCCACCAGGAATTgttcattgttgttgttgttgttgttgctaattaattttttattttttttggtcttCCAGTCACGCTCTTAGACTTGTCCTCTATTACCGCATAAGTGCATATTAATCTCATACACACTATTGCACCCAACTCAATCCCCTGTGctcttcctccttctctttctctttattcCTACAGTTTTTatctatttgtttttttggctcTTGCATTCAGTTGTGATAACTAATTGGTTAATTTGACACTACCCTGCATTACTCGATAGAGTAGACTGCAACATGGTTGCAATTTGAGAATCTAAGCGCagtacttcttttttttggttttttggtttttttttggttttatttCCAACATTTCACATTCACAATCTGCTTCAAAGGTTAAATGActttgttattgttttgtttataatATAATAGTACAGAACATAAAAAAGTTAAAGAACTTGGCATATGATGATattaaagtaaaaaagaaaattgacgCGGATCGGTACcactttaaaaaaaaaaaaaatataatgaaaaaaaagatttgcaattttctcttccttcttccttcttcttccttcttctggtttttagttttttgtaaaaaggTACACAGTGACACAaaactgttttttttgaagtAATAAGTCTAGCTTAAGTTTTGTGTCACAAAGTCAAAGTGGCATATTATTTCTGCGTTTAACatttaaaatgaaaaattggaaaattttAGAAACAGTACCGAGGTGTTTGTGTAtatcttgtttgaaaaaaagaagaaaacacaCAAACTAAGAGAATGAACAGAactgtttttttccaatatgAAATGTATGATACGGAATTTAGCTAAGCACCT includes these proteins:
- the DRE2 gene encoding electron carrier (BUSCO:EOG09265040), which encodes MTSRILLLLHPTVVSDQNLVESVKSKISAEHPNHSLDQQIINRITQGDVVLSNNTYDEIHYINPNDSQYLEMPISLIKLLNDLLTHDGVLRGDLPKDQNLDALMQGFVVGDDGSWIKPKPVETVSLLKKKKESNITSNSNNNDSSPREVGVNNTGNYTHAAMSTLASKKKIPMFKKLSDRSNEVKGNLASGTVKSPSPGLTDTSAQNTDEENENGNSMKRKLVETKLTYFSDSDSDNNEGRDLDDDDDDGQEDNDIYINENDLISELKSDNLIIPKKCELPNGKRRRKACKDCTCGLKEIEEAELSQQSDKQSMLLAKLAQSASAEAAKIEERLAKKQGDVVKFKEEELNEIDFTVKGKTGGCGSCSLGDAFRCDGCPYLGLPPFKPGEAITLDGIDEDI
- a CDS encoding uncharacterized protein (CAZy:GH2), with the protein product MRQLSNWQFQLPSFQNFSHITNADNFYPQTTPPLFYNYKDDIPMQIVLDKWYDSDPHCNGGHQIHSDLLYNKLIVDPFSNDFAEGMQWIGKVQWVYRCRFNISDISTIGSAMGTTVGSTMTATTQIQNSLGTVDDDTFTQNATLIFEGLDTIAHVTLNNESILDSHNAFHNHIVPVNLSQANELIIHFESSWSYGKEMENRHGKIPEDHCWNGDCSRLYVRKPQYQYGWDWGPKLLTCGPWKPVKLVVEEYLIENSIEDLIPAFIEDFFVNYELIDNDAKVWFLLRWLQPTKRKVTTTNIAAKIIVKLEHDVVLNKVLSIEEFDNTFGSNKANRNKSATVFTLQNVKLWYPYKLGKPTLYTIQLYFNDKLVSTQQVGFRKVELIQKPDTYGESFYFKINNIPVQMLGSNWIPPHYFHNKVNLTTYENLLELVVKSNQNMIRVWGGGQYENNEFYAKCDEMGIMVWQDFMFACGVYPNNPFFLESVQKEVEDQLIKLHHFASIVIFAGNNEDYQIADALQLDIHNSTQFPAGVIYETLIPDLVKEFCNQVVYRFGSPYSDTNHSSYDLSIGDSHQWEVWHGSRKPYQNWPELAARFISEFGMLAFPSEGLLAKYISFKELYLNSTILQYHNKAMNGAVNLEHYVLSNFDKPTDLKLSKWIYLTQLVQMEATSQAFRYWRRKWQDYEVGGVLVWQLNDCWPAISWSIIDFLGVPKLSYYGLKRELADSAISAYRHQSNSKTISKEAQSEEKRQIVLKNNKAFYKVETTLLDVWAFVCDDSDLTLEIQAFDANSGDHVLTYRKSNLSLVPHSVNELLVDQRFDWLGKDNKILCLRLIDNHGEVIARSSDWPQPLKLLKFTKLGKGLEISILEVSQDEGSRNGENCQVDIQLTTNKPVKGLELYIEGHNQCICDENGIDLFPNDPQIVSINGLCEEDVHKVKYRHLGDL
- the NDC80 gene encoding kinetochore-associated Ndc80 complex subunit ndc80 (BUSCO:EOG092619RJ) — translated: MNYSSAVSYNPSLALRSQQPGGSRIPQSLASRTSTIQSTEQSHLNSNSNSNNTNTNSNGNNQFYSQSISRNTYQTNPTSSFINEMNTPQNRAKRRSTLLSASASTNRKRQSFGLQQPPSQQQAILNSQMQQSQAQSSSRNMFASQTTPSSSQQQSSQIPIPLSSQQISSRIAAPHILDPRPLRDRGFQEQMQRHINNFLVSHDFERKSRMTFSENLLKFPTQSNFNEIFKFICFTIDSSFRFEKTPEQEIFLTLRALDYPYLGNITKTQIGAVGGHNWPTFLGILDWLVEVSELNSCTIDDYDPTDEFDKIFLQYSYECYEKYFTEDENYDEQYEDLERGFNLEIENCDKLLNSGEERIRALQETADQKLVELKLKNDADRKTAALEDDHEKLKEYIVQVKKMIPDWKTKIEMASNEIHSMTERLKQLDKAKKDLNIELQQRGLHIDQIDRLHIERDSYTKAVEAAHLKGEELKDQLANRIFELETNVQDFETVLLEYNQGVQRLNYDEISGYQFGLRLNHAVKEEGLTNSAEALGRDEILENKSINDERVQLIGFIDMLKKQIVDMTKESQATDDKINSILEMINQQRDEVDDLQIQDSLSKRKCDDIAQNSYRQQTDFTSQIEETEQRVREIKMSMTSSSLDLEKRLRNANIAKNSAIGDIQLRRREMSEQIEKITSYVLKFKTNVQERLMIMADSIQKKDYE